From Populus alba chromosome 16, ASM523922v2, whole genome shotgun sequence:
ACCATGAGCCAGCAGCAAGGGCCTGGAATTATTCCAAGGGTTCCACAGATATTTAGTGGGATTGACTCGAACAAGAAATGTTACGAACCCATGGTGGTCTCCATAGGTCCTTACTACCACGGGAAGCATGATGGGCTCAAAGAGATGGAGAAGTCTAAACAAAGTATGGTGCGCGGATTTGTGCAACAGAGTGGAAAACACATTGAAGAGGTGTACAAAACCGTGGTGGATGTGGCTGAAGAGGCGAGAAGATGCTATGCTGAGGATGATTCATTTAAACTCGTTGACATGACCGCATTCACCAAGATGATGTTTCTTGATGGTTGCTTTGTCATCCAATTCATGCACTGTCTACTTCGTGACCATGAAAATCTGAAGATGTCTAGTCACGCTGCAGCTTTGGTTACACGAGACATGCTCTTACTAGAGAACCAACTCCCTTTTCTAGTCCTCAGGCCATTGATGAATTTGACATTTGAAGATGGAGGGATGAAATTGATCAAAGATTTCATCAAACACATTCGAGCAATGCCCCGTCAACGAGACTCGTGCAGGAAGAGTATATCAAAGTTTTTCCGCAAAACTATTCTGCGAGGAGTATTGAAAACTCCTCAAGGCCTAGCAATGGAAGAGTCGTACTATTGTGCCAGCCATCTCCTTGAACTCTTTCATATGCATTTTGTTGACAAGAACCCCCCTGTTGATAGTTCAAGGACAAGCTTGTATCGTTATCATCCTGCGAAGGAGCTTACCACGGTGGGAATCCATTTCAAGCCTAGCAAAACCAGCCTCTTCACTGATGTCCAGTTCAAACGAACATGGCTAGCTGGGAGACTCCAAATTCCTCCACTAACCATAGACGACTCGACCAG
This genomic window contains:
- the LOC118057390 gene encoding UPF0481 protein At3g47200 — encoded protein: MEETRILVPEDNDWLRSMMSVERTDTMSQQQGPGIIPRVPQIFSGIDSNKKCYEPMVVSIGPYYHGKHDGLKEMEKSKQSMVRGFVQQSGKHIEEVYKTVVDVAEEARRCYAEDDSFKLVDMTAFTKMMFLDGCFVIQFMHCLLRDHENLKMSSHAAALVTRDMLLLENQLPFLVLRPLMNLTFEDGGMKLIKDFIKHIRAMPRQRDSCRKSISKFFRKTILRGVLKTPQGLAMEESYYCASHLLELFHMHFVDKNPPVDSSRTSLYRYHPAKELTTVGIHFKPSKTSLFTDVQFKRTWLAGRLQIPPLTIDDSTRSILLNLVAYEACLGDNDKLWVTSYICFMDSLIDHPEDVRVLRSEGILLVTLGSEEEVAKLFNEVAKYLVPNPRAFNKVKKDIESHFRSTIKRWVAEHLDTYFSSPWSFITLVAASLTIALTAMQSYFTLFPLNNNGNCGKY